One stretch of Leadbetterella byssophila DSM 17132 DNA includes these proteins:
- a CDS encoding HEPN domain-containing protein, with the protein MQSFRTELENPVVEQEIIELERKIREFQAGQIPEEKFRSLRLARGVYGQSQAGVQMVRIKLPFGRVTFRQILKIADIADEYGSGNLHLTTRQDIQIHYVSLDKTPELWAKLAEDDITLREACGNTVRNITASPTAGIDPDEPFDVSPYAQATFEYFLRNPICAEMGRKFKIAFSSSDKDTAYSYVHDFGFIPKVRLENGSEVRGFKVMMGGGLGAQPMLAYEVNDFLPEDDLIPYIEATLRIFDRHGERNNRNKARFKYLVQSKGLDEVLRLIEEEKTAIKSKTFKINRESIVQAQIPGTPSERETPVDEAAFSLWKSTNVFEQKQKGYHGVFVKVLTGDIPTDKARTLVAGLKGYIADDIRITQDQNLLFKFVREEALPHIYNLLHSLGYAKAGYNSTSDVTTCPGTDTCNLGISNSTEMARVLESYIHEFHTDFVKETDLKIKISGCMNSCGQHGLAHIGFHGSSSKVGGKVVPAAQVMLGGGTVGNGLGRVAERITKVPTKRVLQVVDVLLTDFKRNREQEENFHAYYDRQTKDYFYQLLKPLADTSNLTDEEYVDWGHEGTFSTAIGVGECAGVIIDLVATLLLEAEEKLEWAKLAIEKEQWADGIYHTYSSFVWTAKALLLDKGVSSRTQALVIEDFDKHYVQEGIFNFPSTFSDRVLQINKYEPSKEFAETYLIQATAFYLEAREKRQVS; encoded by the coding sequence ATGCAAAGTTTTCGCACAGAATTAGAAAATCCTGTAGTAGAACAGGAGATCATAGAGCTGGAAAGAAAGATCAGAGAATTTCAAGCCGGGCAAATTCCGGAGGAGAAGTTCAGATCTTTACGACTAGCCAGAGGGGTCTACGGTCAAAGCCAGGCCGGGGTCCAGATGGTGAGGATAAAGTTGCCTTTTGGAAGAGTTACTTTCCGCCAGATCTTAAAGATTGCAGATATAGCTGATGAGTATGGTAGTGGAAATCTGCACCTCACTACTCGACAAGATATTCAAATCCACTATGTAAGTTTGGACAAAACTCCGGAGTTGTGGGCCAAACTAGCTGAAGATGATATCACCCTACGTGAAGCATGTGGAAACACCGTTAGAAACATCACAGCCTCCCCTACTGCAGGAATAGATCCTGATGAACCTTTTGATGTTTCTCCCTATGCACAGGCCACTTTTGAATATTTCTTAAGAAACCCCATTTGTGCTGAGATGGGAAGAAAATTCAAAATAGCTTTTTCCAGCTCGGACAAAGATACGGCCTACTCCTATGTGCATGACTTTGGCTTTATTCCAAAGGTACGCTTAGAAAACGGTAGTGAGGTGAGAGGCTTCAAAGTCATGATGGGCGGTGGTTTGGGAGCCCAACCTATGCTTGCTTATGAAGTGAATGATTTCTTACCTGAAGACGACCTTATTCCATATATCGAAGCCACCCTCAGGATATTTGATAGACATGGAGAAAGAAACAACCGCAACAAAGCTCGATTCAAATACCTGGTTCAGTCCAAAGGTCTGGACGAAGTCTTAAGATTAATTGAGGAAGAAAAAACCGCCATAAAATCTAAGACCTTTAAAATTAATCGAGAAAGTATAGTGCAAGCTCAAATCCCCGGCACCCCCTCTGAAAGGGAAACACCGGTAGATGAGGCAGCCTTTTCCCTCTGGAAATCCACCAACGTTTTTGAACAAAAGCAAAAAGGCTATCATGGGGTATTTGTCAAGGTCTTGACCGGTGACATTCCCACTGATAAAGCCAGAACGCTCGTTGCCGGCCTTAAAGGGTATATTGCTGATGACATCCGCATCACTCAGGATCAGAATCTCTTATTCAAGTTCGTAAGAGAGGAAGCTTTACCACATATTTACAATCTCCTTCATTCTCTGGGCTATGCCAAAGCCGGTTATAATAGCACTTCAGACGTGACTACTTGTCCCGGTACGGATACCTGTAATCTAGGCATTTCCAATTCCACCGAAATGGCTAGAGTTCTAGAGTCCTATATCCACGAATTCCATACTGACTTCGTAAAAGAGACTGATCTTAAGATCAAGATATCAGGTTGTATGAACTCCTGTGGGCAACACGGTTTGGCTCATATAGGATTCCACGGCAGCTCCAGCAAGGTAGGAGGAAAAGTAGTCCCCGCAGCTCAGGTTATGCTGGGTGGAGGAACCGTGGGTAATGGCTTAGGTAGAGTAGCCGAAAGAATCACAAAAGTTCCCACCAAAAGAGTACTTCAAGTGGTGGATGTTCTCTTAACAGATTTCAAGAGAAACAGAGAACAAGAGGAAAACTTCCATGCCTACTACGATAGACAAACGAAGGACTATTTCTATCAGCTATTAAAACCTTTAGCAGACACCAGTAATCTTACGGATGAAGAATATGTAGACTGGGGCCATGAGGGCACCTTTTCTACGGCTATTGGTGTGGGAGAATGTGCAGGAGTCATTATAGACTTAGTGGCTACCCTACTGCTAGAAGCCGAAGAAAAATTAGAATGGGCGAAACTGGCTATTGAAAAAGAACAGTGGGCAGATGGAATCTATCATACCTACAGTTCCTTTGTTTGGACTGCAAAGGCCCTCTTGCTAGATAAGGGGGTAAGTTCCAGAACCCAGGCCTTAGTGATTGAAGATTTTGACAAACATTATGTGCAAGAGGGCATCTTTAACTTCCCTAGCACATTTTCAGATAGAGTTTTACAAATCAATAAATATGAACCTTCTAAAGAGTTTGCAGAAACTTACCTCATTCAAGCTACTGCCTTCTATTTAGAAGCAAGAGAAAAAAGACAGGTCTCATGA
- the cobA gene encoding uroporphyrinogen-III C-methyltransferase, producing MKPFVTLVGAGPGDPDLITLKGIKAIKKADVILYDALVNEELLDLAPEHCVKIYVGKRAERLSTKQESINQLLVDYALTHGHVVRLKGGDPFVFGRGGEEIAFVRKHGIETAVVPGISSAIGLTGLQQIPLTYRGESESFWVITGSTKDGNLSEDLYQAVKTDATVVVLMGYGKLKEIVELYQSYGRGELPIALIQNGSLPTERIALGTIDTILDEAKEKLLGVPAIIVIGEVVRKHQDFETLKVHFHE from the coding sequence ATGAAACCTTTCGTTACACTAGTGGGTGCGGGCCCCGGCGATCCGGACCTGATCACTTTAAAAGGAATCAAAGCTATAAAGAAGGCTGATGTTATTCTCTATGACGCTTTGGTCAATGAAGAACTCCTGGACTTGGCCCCGGAACACTGCGTAAAAATTTACGTAGGAAAACGGGCGGAAAGGCTGTCGACCAAACAAGAAAGCATCAATCAACTCCTCGTGGACTATGCTTTAACCCACGGTCATGTAGTGCGCCTCAAGGGAGGAGACCCCTTTGTGTTTGGAAGAGGGGGTGAAGAAATAGCATTTGTTCGGAAACATGGGATAGAAACCGCAGTAGTACCGGGAATATCATCGGCCATTGGACTCACCGGACTTCAACAAATCCCTCTGACTTATAGAGGAGAAAGCGAGAGCTTCTGGGTGATAACAGGATCTACGAAAGATGGAAATTTATCAGAAGACCTGTATCAAGCAGTTAAGACAGATGCTACTGTGGTGGTTTTGATGGGATATGGAAAATTGAAGGAAATTGTAGAGTTGTACCAAAGTTATGGAAGAGGTGAACTACCTATAGCCCTGATTCAAAACGGCTCATTGCCTACAGAAAGAATTGCTTTAGGCACTATAGACACCATTTTGGATGAGGCAAAAGAAAAGCTACTAGGTGTTCCCGCTATTATCGTGATCGGAGAAGTAGTGAGAAAACATCAAGACTTTGAAACCCTTAAGGTGCATTTTCATGAATGA
- a CDS encoding precorrin-2 dehydrogenase/sirohydrochlorin ferrochelatase family protein: protein MNELFPIFLKLHELQTLVVGGGPVALEKLQAIVSNSPQAKVRVIAKEYSKETQEFLVAQPHLQWRTKDWEPEDLEEIDLVILATNNPKLNQTVRALSREKHLLINVADKPALCDFYLSSVVRKGNLKLAISTNGKSPTMAKRLKEFFSDLLPEEIDEALDLLQTYRNQLKGDFKHKVETLNAHTLAVLKGNDTRF, encoded by the coding sequence ATGAATGAGCTGTTTCCCATATTTCTTAAATTGCACGAACTCCAAACCTTAGTAGTGGGCGGAGGACCTGTGGCCTTGGAAAAACTCCAAGCCATAGTATCTAATTCACCTCAAGCGAAGGTTAGGGTGATTGCAAAGGAATACAGCAAAGAAACTCAGGAATTCTTAGTTGCCCAGCCTCATTTGCAGTGGAGAACAAAAGACTGGGAACCGGAGGATTTAGAGGAAATAGATCTCGTGATTTTGGCTACCAATAATCCTAAGCTCAACCAAACCGTAAGAGCCCTCTCTAGGGAAAAACACTTACTCATCAATGTGGCAGATAAGCCAGCCCTCTGCGATTTCTACCTCAGTTCAGTGGTAAGAAAGGGAAACCTTAAACTGGCCATCTCTACGAATGGGAAGTCTCCTACTATGGCTAAGCGACTAAAAGAGTTTTTTTCTGATCTTTTGCCGGAAGAGATAGATGAAGCCTTAGATTTGTTGCAAACCTACAGAAATCAGCTAAAAGGAGATTTCAAACATAAGGTGGAGACTTTGAATGCACATACCTTAGCTGTACTTAAAGGAAATGATACAAGATTTTAA
- a CDS encoding phosphoadenylyl-sulfate reductase, with translation MIQDFKKEIEGLDAKAIISYVNEKWGDTAVFSTSFGIEDQVITHLLDQAGREVHIFTLETGRLFPETYKVWNRTLEKYGLPIKAYYPNTERVEKLVTEKGPSSFYHSIEDRKECCHIRKIEPLQRAIKGYKIWITGIRAEQSANREDMESVEWDEVNQIIKVHPLFHWTLQDVESFIKENNVPYNALHDKGFPSIGCQPCTRAILPGEDFRAGRWWWEDKSKKECGLHRTTN, from the coding sequence ATGATACAAGATTTTAAGAAAGAAATAGAAGGATTAGACGCAAAGGCCATCATCTCTTATGTCAATGAGAAATGGGGAGATACAGCCGTATTTTCCACCTCATTTGGCATTGAAGATCAGGTCATCACTCATCTTTTGGATCAGGCAGGAAGGGAAGTCCATATTTTCACTTTAGAAACCGGAAGACTTTTTCCGGAAACCTACAAGGTGTGGAACAGGACACTGGAAAAATACGGTTTGCCTATAAAAGCCTACTATCCTAACACAGAAAGAGTAGAAAAATTAGTAACAGAAAAAGGTCCTAGTAGCTTTTATCATAGTATTGAAGACCGAAAGGAATGCTGCCACATTCGAAAAATCGAGCCTCTACAAAGGGCGATAAAAGGATATAAGATCTGGATTACAGGCATTAGAGCCGAGCAATCAGCCAACAGAGAGGATATGGAGAGTGTAGAATGGGATGAAGTGAACCAAATCATCAAAGTGCATCCCCTATTCCATTGGACCTTACAGGACGTAGAAAGTTTTATTAAAGAGAATAACGTACCGTATAATGCTCTGCACGACAAAGGTTTCCCTAGCATAGGCTGTCAGCCATGCACCAGAGCCATCCTACCCGGAGAAGACTTCAGAGCCGGAAGATGGTGGTGGGAAGATAAAAGTAAAAAAGAGTGTGGTTTACATCGAACAACAAATTAG
- the cysD gene encoding sulfate adenylyltransferase subunit CysD — MDYLDQLEAEAIYILREVAGQFEKPALLFSGGKDSITLVHLAKKAFRPGKFPFPLVHIDTGHNFPETIEFRDWLIDQLGEKLIVGYVQESIDQGRVVEQKGKNASRNALQTVTLLDTIEKYGFDACIGGARRDEEKARAKERIFSVRDEFGQWDPKRQRPELWNIFNGRIHKGENVRVFPISNWTELDVWNYIKRENIALPSIYFSHEREVVLRNGQWMAAAPFLHIDEEDITAYKSVRFRTVGDMTCTAAVDSVAVELDDIISEIKASTVSERGARMDDKVSEAAMEERKKQGYF, encoded by the coding sequence ATGGATTATTTAGATCAACTAGAAGCGGAGGCCATCTACATATTGAGGGAAGTAGCGGGACAATTCGAAAAGCCTGCCTTGCTCTTCTCAGGTGGAAAAGACTCCATTACCTTAGTTCATTTAGCAAAGAAAGCTTTTAGACCGGGGAAATTCCCCTTCCCTTTGGTACATATTGATACGGGTCACAATTTCCCTGAGACCATAGAATTCAGGGATTGGCTGATAGATCAGCTTGGCGAAAAGCTCATTGTAGGCTACGTGCAAGAGAGTATTGATCAAGGGCGAGTAGTGGAACAAAAAGGTAAAAACGCCAGTAGAAATGCTTTACAAACGGTTACTCTACTGGATACCATAGAAAAATATGGTTTCGACGCCTGTATAGGTGGTGCCAGAAGAGACGAGGAAAAAGCCAGAGCCAAAGAAAGGATCTTCTCCGTGAGAGATGAGTTTGGACAATGGGATCCTAAAAGGCAAAGGCCGGAACTTTGGAACATATTTAATGGAAGAATCCATAAGGGAGAAAATGTCAGAGTCTTCCCTATATCTAACTGGACAGAACTGGACGTTTGGAACTATATAAAAAGAGAGAATATAGCCTTACCCTCTATCTACTTTTCTCATGAAAGAGAGGTAGTGCTTCGCAATGGTCAATGGATGGCAGCGGCTCCTTTCTTACACATTGACGAGGAAGATATCACTGCGTATAAATCCGTTAGATTCCGAACCGTTGGAGATATGACGTGTACGGCAGCAGTAGATAGCGTAGCAGTAGAATTAGACGATATCATTTCGGAAATCAAAGCCTCCACTGTCTCCGAACGCGGTGCTAGAATGGACGACAAAGTATCCGAAGCCGCCATGGAAGAAAGAAAGAAACAAGGCTATTTTTAA
- a CDS encoding sulfate adenylyltransferase subunit 1 — MQLLKFITAGSVDDGKSTLIGRLLYDTNSILDDQLEAIKNANRKNDDGTVDLAILTDGLKAEREQGITIDVAYKYFQTEKRKFIVADAPGHIQYTRNMVTGASNSDLIIILIDARKGVIEQTKRHSFLAALLSLKQVLVCVNKMDMVEFSEEVYSNIKEEYLTLGQKLGLKNIDFIPVSALKGDNIVNTSHRMPWYTGPSLLDYLENIQWEEQDENKPWRFPVQWVIRPQTEDLPDYRGYAGRVIGHGLKLGEEVLVLPSGVRSKIAKIEWNESSLEQAEDGQSVVLHLTDDIDISRGDFLVQATQPAEALRNLEGDVAWFDQRPLDTAQIYLLQNHSKLTKIKVSEVEYKYDINTQERIFGEDLHLNDIGKIRIKAAEEVVFDKRDEYPQNSRAILIDPRTNLTVGALILTGEA, encoded by the coding sequence ATGCAATTACTGAAATTCATAACCGCCGGTTCCGTAGATGATGGTAAAAGCACCTTGATCGGCCGATTACTGTATGATACAAACTCCATCTTAGACGACCAATTGGAGGCGATCAAAAATGCCAACCGAAAAAACGACGATGGCACAGTAGACCTGGCCATTCTTACTGACGGTCTAAAAGCGGAAAGAGAGCAAGGAATCACCATTGATGTAGCATATAAGTACTTCCAAACGGAGAAGAGGAAGTTTATAGTAGCGGATGCACCAGGACATATTCAATACACTAGAAATATGGTGACAGGTGCTTCTAACTCAGATTTGATCATTATCCTGATTGATGCTAGAAAAGGAGTTATAGAACAGACCAAAAGGCATTCTTTTTTGGCAGCATTGCTGTCCCTGAAACAGGTTCTGGTATGCGTAAATAAGATGGACATGGTAGAGTTCTCTGAAGAGGTTTACTCTAATATCAAAGAGGAATATCTTACTTTAGGTCAAAAACTGGGCTTGAAAAATATAGATTTTATACCGGTATCTGCTTTGAAGGGAGATAACATTGTGAATACTTCCCACAGGATGCCCTGGTATACGGGTCCCTCCTTATTGGATTATCTAGAAAACATTCAATGGGAAGAACAGGATGAAAATAAACCTTGGAGATTCCCTGTACAGTGGGTTATCCGTCCTCAAACTGAAGATCTTCCGGATTACAGGGGATATGCCGGTAGAGTGATAGGCCATGGCTTAAAGCTTGGCGAAGAGGTTCTGGTTTTACCTAGTGGGGTACGATCAAAGATTGCCAAAATAGAATGGAATGAGTCCTCACTTGAACAAGCAGAAGACGGTCAATCTGTGGTCTTGCATTTGACGGATGATATTGACATTTCCAGAGGAGATTTCTTAGTACAGGCTACTCAACCTGCAGAAGCACTGCGGAACCTTGAAGGAGACGTGGCCTGGTTTGATCAGAGGCCTCTGGATACTGCACAGATTTATTTGCTTCAAAATCACTCTAAACTTACCAAAATCAAGGTATCTGAAGTAGAATACAAATACGATATCAATACACAGGAGAGAATCTTTGGGGAAGATCTCCACCTAAATGACATTGGTAAAATTCGGATCAAAGCTGCAGAAGAAGTGGTATTTGATAAAAGAGATGAATATCCTCAAAACTCCAGGGCTATACTGATTGATCCAAGAACAAATCTCACAGTAGGAGCTCTCATCCTAACTGGAGAAGCATAA
- a CDS encoding sensor histidine kinase, producing the protein MLNFIICYFALEFIRKNINTSWFYPQYPDLLKVVQMGVVPGLLIQELIFPDRFNFVPQLGWIFVIFMIIYVLYHSKENLLAGSLLKAGLPYAIVIAFIYIIKYTMPSLYKTNDEYAEFVRLISIVWLFAFGLSARNQIKNINKEKELKEKILLENEVLEKLVQERTTEILQQKTQLENTLEELRQTQNQLIQQEKLASLGELTAGIAHEIQNPLNFVNNFSEVSTELLQELKEELTEVPEIAQEILDDLNQNLEKISYHGKRASGIVRNMLEHSRASTGERQSVNLNALAEEYLKLSFHGLRAKDKSFNSDFKLIPDESLPEIQVIPQDLGRVLLNLCNNAFYAVQKRAAEGQSGYKPLVTVSVEKVKNKAKITVSDNGMGIPEDVISKIFQPFFTTKPTGQGTGLGLSLSYDIITKGHGGEIIVNSKEGEGTQFIITLPLQ; encoded by the coding sequence ATGCTGAATTTCATCATTTGCTACTTCGCACTGGAATTTATCCGGAAGAACATCAATACTTCTTGGTTTTATCCTCAATATCCGGATCTGCTCAAAGTGGTTCAGATGGGAGTTGTTCCCGGCCTCTTAATCCAGGAACTCATCTTCCCCGACAGGTTTAACTTTGTTCCTCAACTGGGGTGGATTTTTGTGATCTTCATGATCATCTATGTGCTGTACCACTCTAAGGAAAATTTGTTGGCCGGTAGTTTATTGAAGGCAGGATTACCTTACGCTATAGTCATTGCCTTTATTTACATCATCAAATACACTATGCCTTCTCTGTATAAAACAAATGATGAGTATGCAGAGTTTGTCAGACTCATCTCAATAGTTTGGCTGTTTGCTTTCGGTTTGAGTGCCAGAAATCAAATCAAGAACATCAATAAAGAGAAGGAACTAAAGGAGAAGATCTTATTAGAAAATGAAGTTTTAGAGAAATTAGTGCAGGAAAGGACAACGGAGATTTTGCAACAAAAAACACAGTTGGAAAACACCCTTGAAGAACTGCGTCAAACCCAGAATCAATTGATTCAGCAGGAGAAATTAGCTTCATTAGGGGAACTTACAGCGGGTATTGCACACGAAATCCAGAACCCATTAAACTTTGTAAATAATTTCTCAGAAGTCAGCACGGAACTATTACAGGAGCTAAAAGAAGAACTGACAGAGGTCCCGGAAATAGCCCAGGAAATCCTTGATGATTTGAATCAAAACCTGGAAAAGATCTCCTATCATGGTAAAAGAGCCAGTGGTATAGTACGTAACATGCTGGAGCATTCTCGGGCAAGTACAGGTGAACGGCAGTCGGTCAACCTCAATGCCTTAGCTGAAGAGTACTTAAAATTGAGTTTTCATGGTCTTAGGGCCAAGGATAAATCCTTCAATTCTGATTTTAAACTAATTCCTGATGAGAGTCTGCCTGAAATTCAAGTCATTCCTCAGGACTTAGGACGAGTACTTCTCAATCTATGCAATAATGCATTTTATGCTGTACAAAAGAGAGCAGCTGAGGGGCAATCGGGCTATAAACCATTAGTAACGGTGAGCGTAGAGAAAGTTAAAAACAAGGCAAAGATTACAGTAAGCGACAATGGAATGGGAATACCGGAGGATGTGATATCTAAGATATTCCAACCTTTCTTTACCACCAAACCTACAGGACAAGGAACTGGATTGGGCTTGTCTTTGAGTTATGATATCATAACAAAGGGACACGGAGGAGAAATTATCGTAAATTCAAAAGAAGGAGAAGGAACCCAATTCATAATCACCTTACCTTTACAATAA
- a CDS encoding response regulator encodes MHILVVDDEKDVKDLFLQKFRKEIRQGVVSFEFAFSGEEALVYLEGQNPESVLILSDINMPGMSGLDLLQHIRKEHPQTPPEILMITAYGDEENRNKALQWGANDFLTKPLDFNALKGKLLK; translated from the coding sequence ATGCATATATTGGTAGTAGATGACGAAAAGGATGTGAAAGACCTTTTCTTACAGAAGTTTAGAAAGGAAATCAGACAAGGAGTTGTGAGCTTTGAATTTGCGTTCTCTGGTGAAGAAGCATTGGTCTACCTAGAAGGCCAAAATCCTGAATCAGTGCTTATCCTCTCTGACATCAACATGCCGGGCATGAGCGGTTTGGATTTACTGCAACACATTCGGAAAGAACATCCTCAAACTCCACCTGAAATCCTGATGATTACAGCTTACGGAGATGAGGAAAATAGAAATAAGGCTTTACAATGGGGAGCTAATGACTTTTTAACTAAGCCCCTTGATTTTAATGCATTAAAAGGCAAACTATTGAAATGA
- a CDS encoding adenylate/guanylate cyclase domain-containing response regulator, giving the protein MEMKILVVDDETDLQILIKQKFRKQIRENKYEFVFAENGRQALEILDEQQDIALVLSDINMPEMDGLTLLIKINECNPLVKVVMVSAYGDMDNIRIAMNRGAFDFVCKPVNFDDLEITMEKTIKHIEQLKQTLTAIRENNILRMYVDDSVLKFMSRQEFENSIISSEIISGTAVFMDICGFTAISEKEKPDVVVKLINKYFDIMVKEIIAHHGTVDKFMGDAIMAIFKGEYHLDRAIEAALKVREEIQKISEPLEGKPDFVPQLATGIKSGEMVSGNIGSVTLKRLDYTVIGDTVNTAQRLQTAAKPGQILLAEDDYEKIKESFNCQEVGAITVKNKEKEIRAFEVLG; this is encoded by the coding sequence ATTGAAATGAAGATTCTGGTAGTAGATGATGAAACGGATTTGCAGATCTTAATCAAACAGAAGTTCCGAAAACAGATCAGGGAAAACAAGTATGAATTTGTATTTGCAGAAAATGGACGACAGGCATTAGAAATCCTGGATGAGCAGCAAGACATCGCCTTAGTGCTTAGTGACATCAACATGCCTGAAATGGACGGATTGACCTTATTAATCAAGATCAATGAATGCAATCCTTTAGTTAAAGTAGTGATGGTTTCTGCTTATGGTGACATGGACAATATCCGTATAGCCATGAATAGAGGAGCTTTCGACTTCGTATGCAAACCGGTGAACTTCGATGACCTCGAGATCACCATGGAGAAGACCATAAAGCACATTGAACAACTGAAGCAAACCCTTACTGCTATCCGGGAGAATAATATACTCCGCATGTACGTGGATGATTCCGTATTGAAATTCATGTCAAGGCAGGAATTTGAAAATTCCATCATCTCCAGTGAAATCATCTCTGGTACGGCGGTCTTCATGGACATTTGCGGCTTCACCGCCATCTCTGAAAAAGAGAAGCCGGATGTGGTGGTTAAACTCATCAATAAATACTTTGACATCATGGTCAAAGAGATCATCGCACATCATGGTACAGTGGATAAGTTTATGGGCGATGCCATTATGGCCATCTTCAAAGGGGAATATCATCTGGACAGGGCCATTGAAGCAGCATTAAAGGTGAGAGAAGAGATCCAAAAGATTTCAGAGCCCTTAGAAGGCAAACCGGATTTCGTGCCTCAACTGGCCACAGGAATCAAGAGTGGAGAGATGGTATCCGGAAATATTGGCTCCGTTACGTTGAAGCGACTAGACTATACGGTGATCGGCGATACCGTAAACACGGCACAAAGACTTCAAACGGCAGCTAAGCCCGGACAGATCCTCCTGGCAGAAGATGATTACGAAAAGATCAAAGAATCCTTCAACTGCCAAGAAGTAGGCGCTATTACGGTGAAAAACAAAGAGAAAGAAATCCGCGCTTTTGAGGTGCTGGGGTGA